In a genomic window of Flavobacterium lipolyticum:
- a CDS encoding SusD/RagB family nutrient-binding outer membrane lipoprotein, which yields MKIVKTIFFAGAILLSVASCDNLEDLNQDKKAYTTVLPGALMSNAQVNYAYFLTNASVNSNNFRGYAQYWSTTTYTDEVNYNMERRNLGSSLSTLLYRDVLQDLVNAQKDIKSKEALGAVDTAIKKNKIAVLDVQIVMAYQALVDLFGNVPYSEALDINLYPYPKYDDAKTIYLDLAARLDAAIAAMDGSKESFGKADLIYKGDVAKWKTLANSVKLKLGLHLADIEPAKAKTIVESAYNSGVMSSEEETALFQYFSSLVDMNPLYDTLVNESQTIPTEYFVNQLNGKNDPRRDIFFNPNSKKGGSYKGAPYAKQVSYGDFSNMGSRLKERTNPGVIFDYTETCFLLADAANRGFSVGGTPEEYYKKGILASMNFWGVANADAQTYVNRTDVDFATAAGTTKEKIAYQLWIAYYNRGFEAWTEYRRLDFPVLLAPSTAVDAAKGKVPVRTIYSLFDKTLNKGNYEAAAAAMGGDLMTTKIFWDKF from the coding sequence ATGAAAATAGTAAAAACGATATTTTTTGCAGGAGCCATCTTACTTTCGGTAGCCTCTTGTGATAACTTAGAAGATTTAAATCAGGACAAAAAAGCCTATACCACCGTTTTGCCGGGGGCACTTATGAGCAATGCACAGGTAAATTATGCCTACTTCCTGACCAATGCTTCAGTAAACAGCAACAATTTTAGAGGATATGCTCAGTATTGGTCTACCACAACCTATACCGATGAGGTGAACTACAATATGGAAAGAAGAAATTTAGGAAGTTCTCTTTCAACGTTGTTATACAGAGACGTTTTGCAGGATTTGGTGAACGCTCAAAAAGACATAAAGAGCAAAGAAGCTTTAGGAGCTGTTGATACTGCAATTAAGAAAAACAAAATCGCAGTACTTGACGTTCAGATTGTGATGGCGTATCAGGCGCTTGTAGATTTGTTTGGAAACGTGCCTTACAGTGAAGCTTTGGATATTAATCTGTATCCTTATCCAAAATACGATGATGCCAAAACCATTTATTTAGATCTAGCTGCCAGATTAGATGCTGCTATTGCTGCTATGGACGGCAGTAAAGAGAGCTTTGGTAAAGCCGATTTAATTTACAAAGGCGATGTGGCAAAATGGAAAACATTAGCGAATAGTGTGAAATTAAAACTTGGATTACACCTTGCAGACATTGAGCCCGCTAAAGCAAAAACAATAGTAGAAAGTGCTTACAATTCAGGAGTAATGAGCAGTGAAGAGGAAACAGCATTGTTCCAGTATTTTTCATCACTTGTTGATATGAATCCGTTGTATGATACTTTGGTAAACGAAAGTCAAACGATTCCGACTGAATATTTTGTGAATCAGTTAAATGGAAAAAATGACCCAAGACGTGATATATTCTTTAATCCAAATTCTAAAAAAGGCGGTAGCTATAAAGGAGCTCCTTATGCCAAACAAGTAAGTTATGGCGATTTTTCAAACATGGGATCAAGATTGAAAGAAAGAACAAACCCGGGAGTAATTTTTGATTACACCGAAACCTGTTTCCTTTTGGCAGATGCTGCAAACAGAGGATTTAGCGTAGGAGGAACTCCGGAAGAATATTATAAAAAAGGAATTTTGGCAAGCATGAACTTTTGGGGAGTTGCGAATGCTGATGCACAGACCTATGTAAACAGAACAGATGTTGACTTTGCAACTGCTGCCGGAACAACAAAAGAAAAAATCGCTTACCAGCTTTGGATTGCTTATTACAACAGAGGATTTGAGGCATGGACAGAATACAGAAGACTGGATTTTCCTGTATTGTTAGCCCCTTCAACTGCTGTTGATGCGGCAAAAGGAAAAGTACCGGTTCGTACTATTTACTCTCTTTTTGATAAAACCTTAAACAAAGGAAATTATGAGGCTGCTGCTGCTGCCATGGGAGGGGATTTGATGACTACAAAAATTTTCTGGGATAAATTTTAA
- a CDS encoding WbqC family protein, with product MNSLLLPTYFPSISHFAVMAQSENITFEMEDNFQKQTNRNRTYIYSPNGIQLLNIPVKHSKSAHQKTKDVLIENEFDWQKQHFKSLEAAYRSSPFFEFFEDDIRPVFEKQHTFLMDLNLEVLDITTKCLRMKLAFGKTTEYFHEAENISDFRVLANGKKDLNSFEKYTQVFDDKHGFINNLSVLDLLFNEGKFAMDYLKTQKLLV from the coding sequence ATGAACTCTCTATTACTTCCTACTTATTTTCCATCGATCAGCCACTTTGCAGTTATGGCACAATCTGAAAATATTACTTTTGAAATGGAAGATAATTTCCAGAAACAAACTAACAGAAACCGCACCTACATCTATAGCCCGAACGGAATTCAGCTACTAAATATCCCGGTTAAACATTCGAAATCAGCTCATCAGAAGACAAAAGATGTTTTAATCGAGAATGAATTTGACTGGCAAAAACAGCATTTCAAATCGTTGGAAGCCGCTTACAGAAGTTCTCCTTTTTTTGAGTTTTTTGAAGATGATATTCGTCCTGTTTTTGAAAAGCAGCACACTTTTTTAATGGATTTGAATCTGGAAGTTCTGGACATCACTACCAAGTGCCTGCGCATGAAATTAGCGTTCGGCAAAACCACAGAGTATTTTCATGAGGCAGAAAATATCTCCGATTTCAGAGTTTTGGCTAACGGGAAAAAAGACCTTAATTCATTCGAAAAGTACACTCAGGTTTTTGACGACAAACATGGTTTTATCAACAATTTAAGTGTTTTGGATTTACTTTTTAATGAGGGTAAGTTTGCTATGGATTATTTGAAAACACAAAAACTACTGGTTTAA
- the dapB gene encoding 4-hydroxy-tetrahydrodipicolinate reductase, protein MKIALLGYGKMGKVIERIALERGHEIVLKKDEFSTYDGLSTADVAIDFSVPTAAVDNISNCFHANVPVVSGTTGWLEHYDEMISLCNEKKGAFISSSNFSLGVNIFFELNEYLAKIMSQLDSYKVTMEEIHHTQKLDAPSGTAISLAKGVIENSQYTNWTLDEAQNNEIHIEAKRIGEVPGTHTVTYDSPVDSIELKHTAHNREGFALGAVIAAEWLAGKTGIYSMKDVLNLK, encoded by the coding sequence ATGAAAATTGCGCTTTTAGGATACGGAAAAATGGGTAAAGTAATCGAGCGAATTGCTTTGGAAAGAGGTCATGAAATTGTTTTGAAAAAAGACGAATTCAGTACTTATGACGGACTTTCAACAGCCGATGTCGCGATCGATTTCAGCGTCCCTACTGCTGCCGTTGACAATATCTCCAATTGCTTTCATGCTAATGTACCTGTAGTTTCAGGAACTACAGGATGGTTAGAACACTATGACGAAATGATATCGCTTTGCAACGAAAAGAAGGGCGCTTTTATTTCGAGCTCTAACTTTAGTTTAGGGGTTAATATTTTCTTCGAACTGAACGAATACTTAGCTAAAATCATGTCTCAACTGGATTCGTATAAAGTTACGATGGAAGAAATTCATCATACACAAAAACTGGATGCTCCAAGTGGTACGGCAATTTCTTTAGCCAAAGGAGTTATCGAAAACAGCCAATACACCAATTGGACTCTAGACGAAGCACAAAACAACGAAATTCATATTGAAGCTAAAAGAATTGGCGAAGTACCAGGAACTCATACTGTAACCTACGACTCCCCTGTAGATAGCATCGAATTAAAACACACTGCACACAACCGCGAAGGGTTTGCTCTTGGAGCGGTAATCGCAGCAGAGTGGCTTGCCGGAAAAACAGGAATCTATTCTATGAAAGACGTATTAAATTTAAAATAA
- a CDS encoding M43 family zinc metalloprotease yields MKTKLLVLMLVFSIGKMSAQGLPCRTTEENAKVYRNSPKSLQEKKDFDAFTKTFILQRKSNTSKTAATPTYVIPVVFHIYGDVQSGKTITYEKIVNHLAQLNDDFNGRNADYQTVEPFFQARRGTLNIEFKLAKKDPNGGCTTGVVFHAAKNGYGNGGGYDDQIAADAWDNKKYMNVYIQNDLYNEGVFNNSGVAWYPDSGMTANNTARVVFNGAYLYDNSYSKEFSATLTHEFGHFLNLIHTFEGGCSGTDEVADTPAEDAKHTLACTPGTNCTGDKVNIENYMGYNGAQGCYKMYTQGQIDRMLAALQHPARITLWQPQNLIDTGVNTTESSLVATGTTFKEAVINDGSFDTASVVTLSGGKTFALSSGTLSAGTHFTHTFPAGITPVVTVNSNGQVTVTLSGKATNHAATQNTTAGITFLPAAFTGGTAGLSCTALFYNLRFTDPYGIFFVDMPDINISSNLTWKFFDIAKGDDTSFGGWRYAANALKIETYGKRLTCESGSRNITLLAQNTAVGPTSNMTAPGAYPNQLDLRTASYTAWDGKSGYVGFEYKIDGLPCYGWFKISVAANGDGYIISEYAYNTQPNAPIYTGVTNKTAVVLSESILYEAEANDGGVTTTSTISLSTNNGTFTKSTGTLTAGTDFAITGVPSGLTAVLTLQGNNKVVVSFTGKASTHLPANDAAVVITFKDAAITGGIATLDTSSKTINLKFDAPYGVFYVNNPDYVASAAQTWQYFDLGIGDNTEYGAWQFAAAALKVETYGKRLVGPTGTRNISLITEGTTIGAASNFVTPGAAYPDQLDLRTASYTAWDNQTGYIGFEYKSRGRTCYGWMHVKVEAGGVGYSVLDYAYNTKPNESIQAGTQAPVTVLAPTSLTAAVNNTSLQAQLTWVNNATNATNIVVERAGADNVFAEITTLPSTAATYTNTGLTAGSTYKYRVRAKANSIYSAYSNEVTATLAAGSAYCTAQGNNNYEYINSVTIGSFTNTSGKDAGGYANLTSKTVTVTPGVATNVSLAAGFSGGSYLEYWGVWIDYNKNNVFDASEKVIDGISSTGTATGSFTPIAFTGTTRMRIVMKYYANPSACGNIGDGDVEDYTVVAGSTPNPTTLPTPANIGNSGVYSSGFYASWNTVANATSYEVQLNNASTGWTTFGTSTTYYLWVPKQGTQTVYQFRVRAKNATEASNWSAPLTIDLQNGSAGADQTDFTKSFTMYPNPASEVVNFNFANLNLADTKITIYDSTGNVIDIVKNTVSYPVHRLRKGVYIVVATDGSFTDTKKLLVK; encoded by the coding sequence ATGAAAACAAAACTACTAGTATTAATGCTCGTTTTTTCGATAGGGAAAATGAGCGCGCAGGGACTTCCTTGCCGGACGACAGAAGAAAACGCCAAAGTGTATCGGAATAGCCCCAAATCACTTCAGGAAAAAAAAGATTTTGATGCCTTTACCAAAACATTTATCCTTCAGCGTAAAAGCAACACTTCAAAAACAGCAGCAACACCTACTTATGTTATCCCCGTGGTTTTCCATATTTATGGAGACGTTCAAAGCGGAAAAACCATTACCTATGAAAAAATCGTCAATCATTTGGCTCAGTTAAATGACGATTTCAATGGCAGGAATGCCGATTACCAAACAGTTGAGCCCTTTTTTCAAGCGAGAAGAGGAACATTAAACATCGAATTTAAACTGGCGAAAAAAGACCCTAATGGCGGATGTACCACGGGTGTTGTTTTCCATGCGGCCAAAAACGGTTACGGAAATGGCGGTGGTTACGATGATCAGATTGCTGCGGATGCCTGGGACAATAAAAAATATATGAACGTTTACATTCAGAATGATTTGTATAACGAAGGAGTTTTTAACAATTCAGGAGTTGCCTGGTATCCTGATTCTGGTATGACGGCCAATAACACAGCACGTGTCGTTTTTAACGGAGCTTATCTTTACGACAACTCCTACAGCAAAGAATTTTCGGCAACCCTTACACACGAATTTGGACATTTCTTAAACCTGATTCACACTTTTGAAGGAGGCTGCTCCGGCACAGATGAAGTTGCCGACACTCCTGCAGAAGATGCTAAGCATACTCTGGCTTGTACACCGGGAACTAATTGTACAGGAGATAAAGTAAACATCGAAAATTATATGGGGTACAATGGTGCACAAGGCTGTTATAAAATGTACACCCAGGGTCAGATTGACAGAATGCTGGCAGCCTTACAGCATCCGGCAAGGATTACGCTCTGGCAGCCGCAAAACTTAATTGATACCGGAGTGAACACGACTGAAAGCAGTTTAGTAGCAACCGGAACTACTTTTAAAGAAGCTGTTATCAATGATGGATCTTTTGATACAGCCTCAGTGGTAACTTTAAGCGGAGGAAAGACTTTTGCACTAAGTTCAGGAACTTTGTCAGCAGGAACCCATTTTACACATACTTTTCCAGCCGGAATCACACCAGTTGTTACTGTAAATTCAAATGGTCAGGTGACGGTAACACTTTCAGGAAAAGCAACAAATCATGCAGCAACGCAAAATACAACTGCCGGAATCACATTCTTACCTGCGGCATTTACAGGAGGAACTGCAGGTTTGTCTTGTACTGCTTTGTTTTACAATTTAAGATTTACGGATCCTTATGGAATCTTCTTTGTAGACATGCCGGATATTAACATCTCTTCAAATTTAACCTGGAAGTTTTTTGATATTGCAAAAGGAGACGACACTTCATTCGGAGGTTGGCGTTATGCGGCCAATGCATTAAAAATTGAAACTTATGGCAAAAGATTAACTTGCGAGAGTGGTAGCCGAAACATTACCTTATTAGCTCAAAACACCGCAGTTGGTCCGACAAGTAATATGACTGCTCCGGGAGCATACCCAAATCAATTAGATCTAAGAACAGCGAGTTATACCGCCTGGGATGGAAAATCGGGATATGTAGGTTTTGAATACAAAATCGATGGATTGCCTTGCTATGGCTGGTTCAAAATAAGCGTTGCGGCAAATGGAGACGGTTACATCATTTCTGAATATGCCTACAATACACAACCCAATGCGCCTATTTATACCGGTGTGACTAATAAAACGGCGGTTGTTTTATCAGAAAGTATACTGTACGAGGCGGAGGCAAATGACGGTGGTGTTACCACGACCAGTACAATTTCGTTATCTACTAACAATGGAACTTTTACAAAAAGTACTGGAACCTTAACTGCTGGAACTGATTTTGCTATTACAGGAGTTCCTTCAGGATTAACCGCTGTATTGACACTTCAGGGAAATAATAAAGTAGTGGTTTCCTTTACCGGAAAAGCAAGCACACATCTTCCTGCAAATGATGCTGCTGTAGTCATTACATTCAAAGATGCTGCAATCACAGGAGGAATTGCGACTCTTGATACGTCATCAAAAACGATCAATTTGAAATTTGATGCACCTTACGGAGTTTTTTATGTAAACAATCCTGATTATGTTGCTTCGGCAGCCCAAACCTGGCAGTATTTTGATTTAGGGATTGGAGATAATACGGAGTATGGAGCATGGCAGTTTGCTGCTGCTGCTTTAAAAGTAGAAACTTATGGCAAAAGACTGGTAGGACCTACAGGTACACGTAACATTAGTTTAATTACAGAGGGAACTACAATTGGTGCCGCAAGTAATTTTGTAACCCCCGGAGCGGCATATCCGGATCAGTTAGATTTAAGAACGGCAAGTTATACAGCCTGGGACAACCAAACAGGTTATATCGGTTTTGAATATAAAAGCAGAGGCCGTACCTGTTATGGCTGGATGCATGTTAAAGTAGAAGCAGGTGGAGTTGGTTATTCCGTTTTAGACTATGCTTACAATACGAAGCCAAACGAATCCATTCAGGCCGGAACTCAGGCACCTGTAACTGTTTTGGCACCTACAAGTCTGACGGCTGCAGTAAACAACACCAGTTTACAGGCACAATTGACATGGGTAAACAACGCAACTAATGCGACAAACATTGTAGTAGAAAGAGCAGGAGCAGATAATGTTTTTGCCGAAATAACAACATTACCAAGTACAGCGGCTACGTATACCAACACAGGTCTGACAGCCGGAAGTACTTATAAATACCGAGTACGTGCAAAAGCAAATAGCATTTACTCCGCCTATTCTAATGAGGTTACAGCTACTCTTGCAGCAGGCTCAGCGTATTGTACTGCTCAGGGGAATAATAATTACGAATACATCAATTCAGTAACTATTGGAAGTTTTACCAATACATCCGGTAAAGATGCAGGGGGGTATGCTAATCTTACGTCTAAAACTGTAACTGTAACTCCGGGAGTAGCTACAAATGTTAGTCTGGCGGCAGGTTTTTCCGGAGGATCTTATTTAGAATACTGGGGAGTGTGGATCGATTACAATAAAAACAATGTTTTTGATGCTTCTGAAAAAGTGATTGACGGAATTTCTTCTACCGGAACAGCTACAGGCAGTTTTACACCAATTGCGTTTACCGGAACGACCAGAATGCGCATTGTAATGAAATATTATGCGAACCCGTCGGCTTGTGGAAACATTGGAGATGGTGATGTGGAAGACTATACGGTTGTTGCAGGTTCGACACCTAATCCGACAACTTTGCCGACACCAGCCAATATTGGGAATTCAGGAGTGTATTCATCCGGATTTTATGCTTCATGGAATACAGTGGCGAATGCAACAAGTTATGAAGTACAGTTGAATAATGCTAGTACAGGCTGGACCACTTTCGGAACTTCCACAACCTATTATTTATGGGTTCCGAAACAAGGCACACAAACCGTTTATCAGTTTAGAGTTAGAGCTAAAAATGCAACTGAGGCAAGTAACTGGAGTGCTCCGTTGACCATTGATTTGCAAAACGGAAGTGCAGGAGCAGATCAGACTGATTTTACAAAATCATTTACGATGTATCCTAATCCGGCTTCGGAAGTGGTTAATTTCAACTTCGCTAATTTAAACCTGGCGGATACTAAAATCACCATCTACGACAGTACAGGAAATGTTATTGACATTGTAAAAAACACAGTTTCTTATCCGGTACACCGTCTTAGAAAAGGAGTTTATATAGTGGTAGCTACAGATGGAAGCTTCACAGATACTAAAAAGTTATTGGTTAAATAA
- a CDS encoding S28 family serine protease yields MKSIQRLVLLLCVVLSSYFVSAQNKSDLYQKLTVLFPKAEITTIENLEGYAESYQLILDEPLDHKNPQKGTFKHYVYLSHLNFNNPMVIETHGYNTNNIKSEVSKLLNANQIAVEYRFYGKSRPEPLPWEYLTNDQAIADYHNLVTKLKQLYTGKWISTGISKGGETALIYKSKYPDDVDVAMPYVAPLINTQEDPRTVEHTKTVGTAECRAKITAFQRAVLENREAVLKEFKQYAEGKKMTFTEVPFAEALEYAVLEFPFSFWQWGGKCEAIPSVTASPKELFAYLDEVSGVRTYNDKMYFHYLPSYYQHLKELGYYGFDFSPVADLLQVVKSTSNDRFAPKGVVIKYNPKYIKEVRKYVENKGNKILYIYGGYDTWYSCAPTPDSKLDALKMVLPGGSHTTRVKDFPENDKKRIMETLSRWLDLKALNDKAEIN; encoded by the coding sequence ATGAAAAGTATACAGCGTTTAGTATTGCTACTGTGTGTTGTTCTGAGTTCGTATTTTGTGTCAGCGCAGAATAAATCAGATTTGTATCAGAAGCTCACGGTATTGTTTCCAAAAGCCGAAATCACAACGATAGAAAATTTAGAAGGTTATGCAGAGTCGTACCAATTGATTCTAGATGAACCTTTAGATCATAAAAATCCGCAAAAAGGAACTTTCAAGCATTATGTTTACCTCTCGCATCTGAATTTTAATAACCCAATGGTTATTGAAACTCATGGTTACAATACCAATAATATCAAAAGTGAGGTGAGTAAACTGTTAAACGCTAATCAGATTGCAGTCGAATACCGCTTTTATGGAAAGTCGCGACCGGAACCACTTCCGTGGGAATATTTAACAAACGATCAGGCTATCGCCGACTATCACAATCTTGTAACAAAACTGAAGCAGTTGTATACCGGAAAATGGATTTCGACCGGAATAAGCAAAGGCGGTGAAACGGCTTTGATTTACAAATCAAAATATCCAGATGATGTGGATGTGGCAATGCCTTATGTAGCACCGTTAATTAATACCCAGGAAGATCCCCGAACAGTAGAGCATACTAAAACAGTGGGGACAGCAGAATGCAGGGCTAAAATTACAGCCTTTCAAAGAGCAGTTTTAGAAAATAGAGAAGCCGTTTTAAAGGAGTTTAAACAATATGCAGAAGGAAAGAAAATGACTTTTACCGAAGTACCTTTCGCTGAGGCATTAGAATATGCGGTTTTAGAATTTCCTTTTTCTTTTTGGCAATGGGGAGGAAAATGCGAGGCTATACCGTCAGTAACGGCGAGCCCGAAAGAGCTGTTTGCCTATTTGGATGAGGTTTCAGGCGTAAGAACTTATAACGATAAGATGTATTTTCATTATTTGCCATCCTATTATCAGCATTTAAAAGAATTGGGATACTATGGTTTTGATTTTTCTCCGGTTGCCGATTTGCTTCAAGTGGTAAAAAGTACTTCCAATGATCGATTTGCACCTAAAGGAGTAGTGATAAAATACAATCCGAAATACATCAAAGAAGTGCGAAAATATGTAGAGAATAAAGGCAATAAAATTTTGTACATCTACGGCGGTTACGACACCTGGTACTCGTGTGCTCCAACACCAGATTCCAAATTAGATGCATTAAAAATGGTTCTTCCCGGGGGGAGTCACACCACGAGAGTAAAAGATTTTCCGGAGAACGATAAAAAACGAATCATGGAAACATTATCAAGATGGCTCGACTTAAAAGCACTTAACGATAAGGCCGAAATAAATTAA
- a CDS encoding M24 family metallopeptidase has product MTIGVGGSNAIAELEKIQNMTLNVKAIQPEEYQMRIQKAVSLMKTAGFKSLFVNAGTNLYYFTGTKWNPSERMVGALLFEDGSLEYIVPKFEEGTFRKFMKIEGHLNCWEEHESPAVLFGKILETKGINNGKIALDESAGYFLVDAIVKANPNYEFENSQPVTTGCRIQKSANEIAIIQQAKEITMVVQRAAARILYPGIKAETVVDFINQAHIKAGIASGSYFCIVLFADDSQYPHGVTTPQDLKDNDVVLIDTGCRLEGYLSDITRTYVYGTPTDAHIKIWNLEKAAQKAAFDAAQLGATCGSVDDAARKVIAAGGLSADYELPGLPHRVGHGTGLDIHEHPYLVRGNTTVLQEGMVVSNEPMLCIPGQFGIRHEDHFYMTAEGPKWFTTPMHSIDNPFGIDIN; this is encoded by the coding sequence ATGACCATTGGAGTTGGCGGATCTAACGCAATTGCAGAATTAGAAAAAATACAAAACATGACCCTGAATGTCAAGGCCATTCAGCCGGAGGAATATCAAATGCGTATTCAGAAAGCGGTGTCGCTTATGAAAACAGCAGGTTTTAAGTCCTTATTCGTGAACGCAGGAACCAATCTATACTATTTTACCGGAACCAAATGGAATCCCTCTGAAAGGATGGTTGGAGCCTTATTGTTTGAAGACGGCAGCCTGGAATATATTGTTCCGAAATTTGAAGAAGGTACTTTTAGGAAATTCATGAAAATTGAAGGCCATTTAAATTGCTGGGAAGAGCATGAATCACCAGCTGTTTTATTTGGAAAGATCCTGGAGACCAAAGGCATAAACAACGGTAAAATTGCACTGGACGAATCTGCCGGTTATTTTTTAGTTGATGCGATCGTAAAAGCCAATCCAAATTACGAATTCGAAAATTCCCAACCGGTTACAACTGGCTGTCGTATTCAGAAATCAGCCAATGAAATTGCAATCATCCAACAAGCCAAAGAAATTACGATGGTGGTTCAACGTGCCGCTGCACGCATTTTGTATCCGGGCATAAAAGCCGAAACGGTTGTCGATTTTATCAATCAGGCACATATCAAAGCAGGAATTGCTTCAGGTTCTTATTTTTGTATTGTGTTGTTTGCCGATGACTCTCAATATCCTCATGGGGTTACTACTCCTCAGGATTTAAAAGATAACGATGTTGTACTTATCGACACAGGCTGTCGTTTGGAAGGTTATCTGTCTGATATCACCCGAACTTATGTGTACGGTACTCCAACAGACGCACACATCAAAATATGGAATTTAGAAAAGGCCGCACAAAAAGCCGCTTTTGATGCCGCACAATTAGGGGCAACCTGCGGTTCGGTCGATGATGCGGCACGCAAAGTAATTGCAGCAGGTGGTTTGAGTGCCGATTACGAATTGCCGGGCTTACCTCATCGCGTGGGTCATGGAACAGGATTAGATATTCACGAACATCCATATTTGGTAAGAGGCAATACTACTGTTCTGCAAGAAGGAATGGTAGTAAGTAACGAACCGATGCTTTGCATCCCGGGTCAATTCGGGATTCGTCATGAAGATCATTTTTATATGACCGCTGAAGGCCCAAAATGGTTCACTACTCCAATGCACAGTATTGATAATCCGTTTGGCATTGACATCAATTAA
- the lepB gene encoding signal peptidase I, with protein MTLYLWFVFFLAVQVIHFIGTWKLYQAAGRKSWEAAIPVYNSIVLMKIISRPTWWTLLLFIPIINLIMFPVVWVETLRTFGKKTTLDTLLGIFTLGFYIYYVNYTQKLVYNADRKLTSENKAGDTLSSLLFAVIVATLVHTYLVQPYTIPTSSLEKSLLIGDFLFVSKVNYGPRVPMTTVALPMVHDSIPFVKQKSYLKWPQLPYFRLPALEKIKRTDIVVFNWPVDTVHYFYEPKGRPGVIKPIDKKSNYVKRCVGIPGDSLSIKDGFVFINGKKLVLPERAKPQYSYSVAIDPKIPIDFESLVRELDITDGAGFKSEKRDTLYFRALTEASAERLKNTPGITAVTREIDHGNDNAIFPHINKWNQDNFGPIYIPEAGKTVALTNESLPFYKDIITTYEGNTLQLDGSKFLINGKPATTYTFKQNYYWMMGDNRHNSEDSRYWGYVPENHIVGKPVFIWMSWDTNGKGINKIRWSRVFTTVDGEGQPQSYFKYFLFILAAYFVGEYFWRKRKQNKA; from the coding sequence ATGACACTATATCTTTGGTTTGTATTTTTCTTAGCCGTTCAGGTTATTCATTTTATCGGAACCTGGAAATTATATCAGGCTGCCGGAAGAAAAAGCTGGGAAGCTGCGATTCCGGTATACAATTCAATCGTTTTAATGAAAATAATCAGCCGCCCAACCTGGTGGACTTTATTGCTTTTCATTCCTATTATTAACCTGATTATGTTTCCGGTGGTTTGGGTAGAGACTTTAAGAACGTTTGGCAAAAAAACAACTTTAGATACTCTTCTAGGTATTTTCACTTTAGGCTTCTATATCTATTATGTTAACTACACTCAAAAATTAGTGTACAACGCTGACAGAAAATTAACTTCTGAAAATAAAGCAGGAGACACCCTGAGTTCTTTACTTTTTGCCGTTATTGTAGCAACATTGGTACATACTTATTTAGTACAGCCTTATACAATTCCTACTTCTTCTTTAGAAAAATCTTTATTGATTGGGGATTTCCTGTTTGTAAGTAAAGTAAATTACGGTCCAAGAGTCCCTATGACTACGGTTGCATTACCAATGGTACATGACTCTATTCCGTTTGTAAAACAAAAATCCTATTTGAAATGGCCACAATTGCCTTATTTCAGATTGCCTGCTTTAGAAAAAATAAAACGAACTGATATTGTCGTTTTCAACTGGCCGGTAGATACGGTTCACTATTTTTACGAACCAAAAGGAAGACCGGGTGTCATCAAACCAATTGATAAAAAATCAAATTACGTAAAAAGATGCGTAGGTATTCCGGGAGACAGCTTATCGATTAAAGATGGATTTGTTTTCATTAACGGAAAAAAATTAGTTTTACCGGAAAGAGCAAAACCGCAATATTCTTATTCAGTAGCCATAGACCCAAAAATCCCTATTGATTTTGAATCTTTGGTAAGAGAGCTTGATATTACAGACGGGGCAGGATTTAAAAGCGAAAAAAGAGACACTCTTTATTTCAGAGCTTTAACAGAGGCAAGTGCAGAACGTCTAAAAAACACTCCTGGCATTACTGCCGTTACAAGAGAAATTGACCACGGAAATGACAACGCTATTTTCCCGCACATCAACAAATGGAATCAGGATAATTTTGGTCCGATTTATATTCCGGAAGCAGGAAAAACAGTTGCTTTAACCAATGAATCATTACCATTTTACAAAGACATTATCACCACTTATGAAGGAAACACTTTGCAGCTGGATGGCTCTAAATTCTTAATCAATGGTAAACCTGCTACAACTTATACTTTTAAGCAGAATTACTATTGGATGATGGGAGACAACCGTCACAACTCTGAAGACAGCCGCTACTGGGGTTATGTTCCTGAAAATCACATTGTAGGAAAACCGGTTTTCATCTGGATGAGCTGGGATACTAATGGTAAAGGAATCAACAAAATTCGTTGGAGCAGAGTTTTCACAACTGTTGATGGTGAAGGCCAACCACAATCTTACTTTAAGTATTTCCTGTTTATTCTTGCAGCCTACTTTGTTGGAGAATATTTCTGGAGAAAAAGAAAACAAAACAAAGCATAA